Part of the Terriglobales bacterium genome, CCACCCTCGACGAAAAAGGCATGCCTGGTATCGTAGAACGTGCCCTGGTTTTCCCGCCGCAGAGCAAGCTCGGTCCCATCACTCCCGAACAGCAGCGCCAGATCATCCAGCAGTCGGTATTGTTTGGTCACTACGAGCAGGCCGTGGATCGCGAATCCGCTTACGAACGTCTGAAGCAAAAGGCTGGCGCCTCTCCCGCCCCGCTTCCAGCTGGACAAGAGCAACCCACGAGCGGCTGGAGCCTGGGCAGCGTGCTGGGACAATTGGGATTGGGCGGTGCAGGCACACCGGCATCGCGTGGACGAGGACGTCCTCCAGAGACGCTGGCACAGGCAATGGCAAAAAGCGCAGCTCGAGCCATGGGAAGTTCGGTGGGACGGCAGATCGTGCGAGGAATTATGGGTTCAATCCTGGGCAGTTCGCGTTCCAGCAGGTACTGAGGCCCAGCCTGGTCAGCTGATCAGCCCCCGAGCCATAAACACAACTCCGATCACCATAAACACAAACGAGAACAGCCAAAAGTTACGCAAGTCAGTGAGCAGCGCGATCGAGCAGAGGACGATGGCGATCTCCAGGAAGATCTCCGCGGTATCGAACTGATTGGCTTTGCGGGAAGCGGCATTGGACTCAGCCTCCAGTTCCTGGGCTTTATGCTGGATCTCTTCGGCATCATTCTTCTGGACTCCGGCGCGGCTGTGGAAGTCCTCCGCCAGCTTCTGGCCGCTTGCGATAATGCCGGCCAGCTGCGAGTCCGCTTCGTACATATGCGAGCGGACGTTCTTTGCCTGGTAATAAGCCCATTGGTCATTGGCCTTCGTCTGAATGAGCACCTCTTCGGTGTGAGCACGGTGGCCGAGCATGGTCGCAACGGCTAACAACACCGCGATGATGGCCATGGTCAGGCCGATCCTGCGCTCTTCCGACCGCTTAGCTTTTTCCAGACCTTCCTTCAGCTCTTGCGTTTCCATGCTTTTCACCACAGAGGACACAGAGGATAGCAGACACCAAACCCAAATTCACCACAGAGGATACGAAGGGGCGCGAAGGCATTTGAGCATCCGGCTGGCTTTCGTTAAGTGATCATTTTAAGTTGGGAAAGCAGAGAGGCATCGCCCGCTGCCGAGGCTCAGCATGACCCGAGTGCTATTTCCTATTTCTGTTGTGTGGGTTCGTGTACTTTGTGGTTCAGTTCTTACCGCGTCACCCGCTCCTCGGGCATCACTTGGCTTCGGACGCGTTCCAGCAACCGCTTCAGCTCGCCACTGAACTGCACGGGATAGGTGTCGGCGGAAGAAAGGTCACGATAGCGCTCAGGAATTCGTTGCAGTTGCTGCCGGAAACGGTTTTGAATCTGAGGCAGGGTCGGTGATCGATCGGTACGCCTGCCGTCTTTCATCACGCACGTCAAGAGAGGTTCTGTGTCAGGGCATTTTTCTCCGGCGCAGGCGACCAGATCATGTGAGTAGTGTCCGCCGGCGTTGGCAAAGCGAAAGATCTGCTTCGTTCCGGGATAGTTCATCTTGTCCTGGCTAAACTTGGCGTGGTAGCTCTTCTGACTGCCTTCCTTTACTTCCACCAGTTTGTATACGCCGCTGAGCGCGGGAGCGTCGGAAGAGGTGGCCAGCGCCGTGCCTACTCCGAAAGCGTCAATGGCCGCGCCCTTGCGGATCAAGCTGGCTATTTTTGTTTCGTCAAGATCGCCGCTGGCAAAGATGCGCGTACTGCTGAGCCCTGCCCGGTCCAACTTATTGCGAACGGCACGCGAGAGCTCCACCAGATCGCCGCTGTCCAGGCGTATTCCCTGCGGTTTGAGGCCTGCCGCGATGATCTTGTCTACAGCGGCTAGGGTGTCGTAGGTGTCGACGAGGAGCACCGATGTTTCGGGAAACACCTGGCAGTAACGGCGGAAGGCTTCCAGCTCATCGGGCATTGCCATCACGAACGAGTGGGCCATGGTGCCAAGCGTAGGTATTGCGAAGCGGAAGCCCGCCTCCACATTCGAAGTGCCCGCTAAGCCGGAAAGATATGCCGCCCGCGCGGCCAGCACGCCCGCTTCCGGACCATGCGCGCGGCGCGCGCCAAACTCGACGACATCTCTGCCCTGGGCGGCATCGACAATGCGCGCGGCCTTGCTCGCAATCGAAGTCTGAAACGTGATGGTGGTAAGCAGGAATGTCTCGACCAGTTGCG contains:
- a CDS encoding nicotinate phosphoribosyltransferase, translating into MNQPFDPACPRSLLLTDLYEITMAAAFFESRFQPVASFELFVRHLPPERRYLIAAGLEQALDFLESVCLSPEEIDFLRAHPSFKHVGPAFFDYLASLRFTGEVWAVPEGTPVFALEPLLRITAPIIEAQLVETFLLTTITFQTSIASKAARIVDAAQGRDVVEFGARRAHGPEAGVLAARAAYLSGLAGTSNVEAGFRFAIPTLGTMAHSFVMAMPDELEAFRRYCQVFPETSVLLVDTYDTLAAVDKIIAAGLKPQGIRLDSGDLVELSRAVRNKLDRAGLSSTRIFASGDLDETKIASLIRKGAAIDAFGVGTALATSSDAPALSGVYKLVEVKEGSQKSYHAKFSQDKMNYPGTKQIFRFANAGGHYSHDLVACAGEKCPDTEPLLTCVMKDGRRTDRSPTLPQIQNRFRQQLQRIPERYRDLSSADTYPVQFSGELKRLLERVRSQVMPEERVTR
- a CDS encoding DUF4337 domain-containing protein, with product METQELKEGLEKAKRSEERRIGLTMAIIAVLLAVATMLGHRAHTEEVLIQTKANDQWAYYQAKNVRSHMYEADSQLAGIIASGQKLAEDFHSRAGVQKNDAEEIQHKAQELEAESNAASRKANQFDTAEIFLEIAIVLCSIALLTDLRNFWLFSFVFMVIGVVFMARGLIS